From a region of the Actinopolymorpha singaporensis genome:
- the brxD gene encoding BREX system ATP-binding protein BrxD: MSISEQRRREVVDALRRGTVPQQGLDVLAVGLGRFESAVGEELGRIAAGQAVFKAVRGEYGAGKTFFSRWLAERAKRAGLATTEVQISENETPLHRLETVYRRLTEHLATAEFTPSALRPIVDSWFFALEEDVLAEGQVDEDELERRVGGLLEQRLAAVSRVAPSFAAALRAYRRASVAGDVAVAEGLMAWLGGQPHVGASVKRVAGIRGDLDHDGALGFLQGLLAVLRDSGHAGLLVVLDEVETLQRVRSDVRDKALNALRQLVDDVDSGRFPGLMLVITGTPAFFDGPQGMQRLAPLAQRLHVDFSSEPTFDNPRAVQIRLPGFDKDSLLELGSRVRDLYVQGSSHRDRLTDLVDDAYVADLARAVAGHFGDKVGVAPRIFVKKLVDVLDRVDQHASFDPRRDYSVRVSGRELTDAERATMPAPPPLASAESVDEIDLRL, encoded by the coding sequence GTGAGCATCAGCGAGCAGCGTCGACGGGAGGTGGTCGACGCGCTGCGCCGTGGGACCGTGCCGCAGCAGGGGCTGGACGTCCTGGCCGTCGGGCTGGGCCGGTTCGAGTCCGCCGTGGGGGAGGAACTCGGGCGCATCGCTGCTGGTCAGGCGGTCTTCAAGGCGGTGCGCGGTGAGTACGGCGCGGGCAAGACGTTCTTCAGCCGCTGGCTCGCCGAACGCGCCAAACGTGCCGGGCTCGCCACCACCGAGGTGCAGATCTCGGAGAACGAGACGCCCCTGCACCGCCTGGAGACCGTCTACCGGCGGCTCACCGAGCATCTGGCCACCGCCGAGTTCACCCCCAGCGCACTGCGGCCGATCGTCGACTCGTGGTTCTTCGCGCTCGAGGAAGACGTGCTCGCCGAGGGCCAGGTGGACGAGGACGAGCTGGAACGACGCGTCGGGGGACTGCTGGAGCAGCGGCTGGCCGCGGTCAGCCGGGTCGCTCCGTCGTTCGCCGCCGCGCTGCGTGCCTACCGGCGGGCGAGCGTCGCCGGTGACGTCGCGGTGGCCGAAGGGCTGATGGCCTGGTTGGGCGGGCAGCCGCACGTCGGCGCCTCGGTCAAGCGGGTCGCCGGGATCCGGGGCGACCTGGACCATGACGGTGCGCTCGGGTTCCTGCAGGGACTGCTCGCCGTGCTGCGGGACAGTGGGCACGCGGGGCTGCTGGTCGTACTGGACGAGGTGGAGACGCTGCAGCGGGTTCGTTCCGACGTACGCGACAAGGCGCTGAACGCGCTGCGGCAGCTCGTCGATGACGTGGACTCCGGGCGCTTTCCGGGGCTGATGCTCGTGATCACCGGTACACCGGCGTTCTTCGACGGGCCGCAGGGGATGCAACGGCTCGCGCCGCTCGCCCAGCGGTTGCACGTGGACTTCTCCAGCGAGCCGACGTTCGACAATCCCCGGGCGGTGCAGATCCGCCTGCCGGGCTTTGACAAGGACTCCTTGCTAGAACTCGGGTCGCGGGTGCGGGATTTGTACGTGCAGGGATCGTCGCACCGCGACCGGCTCACTGATCTGGTCGACGACGCCTATGTCGCAGACCTGGCGCGGGCAGTTGCCGGCCACTTCGGTGACAAGGTGGGCGTGGCGCCCCGGATCTTCGTCAAGAAGCTGGTCGACGTGCTGGACCGGGTTGATCAGCATGCTTCGTTCGATCCCCGGCGGGACTACTCGGTGCGGGTATCGGGGAGGGAGCTCACCGACGCCGAGCGGGCGACCATGCCCGCACCTCCGCCACTGGCTTCCGCAGAATCCGTCGACGAGATCGACCTGAGGCTGTGA